AGACACTTACACTACATAAgacaaagagggaaaaaaaagaagaagaagaaaagcataACCATAACAAACCTGAAGCTCTTTTAACTTCTCACGTATTAGCATATAGCCCATATGAAGTTTTCCTCCAAAATGATCAGCCAAGCGACGATCACTGTTTAACACAGGACAATCAAGTAACCTCAATCAACCATAAAAAGGATATCACATCTTTTTTAAGTTTCTACACGGTCAGGTAAAGCATAAGACACCATAGCATCAACATTGTAATTAATCCAGGAgcaaagtaattaattaaaaaaataaaaagacacGCACATTCTTTAGCTGCAAAAGTAATCCTCGTAAAACTGGGCCCAAAAGCCTGCTGGTGAAAAGGAGTATAATGCGGCCGTCAACAGGTGAAGTactcaaaatcccaaatacTACTATTTTCTCGCCCTCAAAAATTGCAGGAAACTAAGGCAATTAAGAAAAGAGGGAAGGCACGATGATTTTACCTGTCATAGACACTCAAGAATGCCCCACATATGTCGCATAAACGCAACTTTTGATCAGTCTGCAAAAGGATCCAAAAACCAATCCCGATTATTAGGGAGCAAAAAATATGGAACTTATATAACATAACTGCAGTAAATACAATTACATACTTCTGAAAACAACTATGCAactgatatatttttttccccctccctTAGTCCATTTGGCGTAAATcatcaaataataatatcttCTATGATCCTTATCGAGTATCAGTGAATATAAGATTAGACAGAAATTAAACAAGATCTATCTGCTTTGTACAAATCACCATTCACCTTCATTCTTGCATTCCTTCCATAAATGCAAGTTTCTGGTTTCTTTGAACTGTATCAATGGGGCAGCTAGCAGTCTACTCTTACATAAATCACTAGTATTCATGATAATGTATTCTTCTTAGCTCTACACCAATGCCATGTACAATGAACTATAGGCATGGGCAATAACATAAAATGGcagaacaaatataaaataagcaacaacaacataaaaaatGGAACCAGtctaaaaaataaaggaaactACAAAACACATTGAACTCACAATTCGCACATCTGCAGCTGTAAACTTTGTACCATCTGAAACAGGCTCCTGGCGTGCACCCAACTGAATGCGTGAAAAAAATCAAGATACGTTATCACTAGCAGAGCATATTACCAACTATCTTTAGCTAGTTTAAATATAATCTGCATAGTTTAGCTGGTCTAGAAAGACATCAACCTTCTTtaaagcttctgcttcttccAAAGCCTTTTGAGCCTCATCTATCATTCCCCTTTCACCTGGCCAAAAGCAAGAGAATCAAGAAAAAAAGACAGGAAATCAAATTCAATATAAGATGTTAACCaacagcaaaaataaaaaataaaaaacgcaCCATCATGCCAACCAAATGTTAACAAGAAGTGCAAATCTAATAATGCACGATTAGAACTATTGACtatattaaagtaaaaacaGATTCATCACTTAGAAACAGTATGTTGAGCAAATACCAAGTTCTTCTGCCTTCTTAAGCTTCTCATTTATCATTTCTTGTGTGCGTGGATCTGGAGGAGGAAGAGCAGGTAAAGAGGCTAGCTGAGGAGGATTTTGAAGTGGATTTACTATTGTAGCTCTGTCTTTGTTAAAAGCTTCAAGGAGAAGCATagcctacaaaaaaaaaagaaaagaagaaaaaaaaatcaatcaaaatGCTATAACTATACAGTAGGAATCTCAGCCATATAGACCAAAAGAACCCAAAAAGTCAAACAAAAATCGTCCTCACGCTCAGAGTTCGCAATCCATGGAATCAGAGAAATTCATGACATGTTTGGGTTGCAAAATATTACCTGCTTGTCAGCTCTTTTATTTCTAAGCTCTTCAACCTCTTCCAGGGCCCGAATCTTACCGTCAGTTTTTCCTTCCAGATCTGAGAAAGTAATATTTCATTAGCAAAGCACCATATTTCGAAAGTTTAGACAGCAAGAATACCGAAAAATGGAGATGAATTAGAATGATCGAATGTCAGGTTATTTTAGAGAAAACAAAGTCTCAAGCTGCAAATCAGAATTACCAAATGCTAATGGCATCACAACAGCTGCTCAGATATTTGACCAAAATGACGGTATAAACTATGTGAAACTATGAGAGGGTCAAATATAAAAGGAATAAGCTCATAACTTAATGAAGCATGCACACACGAGtagataaaaaagagaaaaaaaagagcagcCGCCAAAGATACATCAATCATCAATTTTAACTATTATAGATGCACCAGAATAAGAAATAAAACAGAGACCAAATGATGCTTCGAAgatgaaagaatgagaaaaagcgTTTAACAGCCATGAAGCACATCTCATCAAACATACTAGATTGATGCtgagaatattattattatctgaaGCAGATGACAATGTCAAGCACTCCTAAACTATCAGCCCCCCATAGTTCACTTATGCACCCTATACAGTGAAATTGACAATTTAGTGTGGAGATTGAACACAATAATATATTTCAGCATTTGAGTTCTGCTCTAGCTAGTTTGGCTAATTTACTTAGCTGTTTTCATTTCTCCCAAAGGGATTTCGTGATAGCATTATTTTCAGCTAGCAAAATTAAACCAGGCATTGGGTCCTCTGTAGACCTTGCAATGGCAAGAAAAATGGCAATTTGAATATACTGCATCATTAGCAAAATTCCATACGTAGCATCAATAGAATAGCTAATCAACATATATGTCCACAGTTGATATGCtaataaaagaagcaaaataatCTAATGCAAGCAAGAAAAGTATGACCATAACATATCAAGGAAGACTACTGTAAAAATCACTGATACAAGTAGACAATCCATAAGACTCGGCTGGAAGTTACCAAAAGTATCAGCTTCTTTGTGTTTCTCCTTGATTTGCTTTGAGAGCTCCATGATTTCAGGTGTCTGTATTTCATGTGAAGATTTTATCACAAACTAAAGGCATATTTAGTTAACCCAGAAAAAGAGGTAGTGTAATAATGGGATAACACAACAAATACCTGAGTAACCTCAGAAACAGATATTGCTATAGCAGCTTTAGCATCTTCCTCCTCCAAACGTTTAAGGGCTCTCTGAATTTTCCTTTCGCATTCCCCAATCAACCTTTCTATCATATCTTCCAATTCCCTATCAAAGTTATGAATACCTTTGGCTTTTGCTTCTTCATATCTATGAAGTATTTAGGAAGAACAAATTGTGTATTCTACAAAAAACATCTTTCTCTACCTAAAACATTAAGAAACAAAATTTCTTTCTTTGGCTAATCAACATATTAAATCAAAACCAGCTTAGGCCCTGACTAGCCATATCCTGATACTTAACGAGGCAGAAAGGtgcaagggaaaaaaaaaagagtttacatgagaagagaaaaaatCCCTCATTTGTCAATCTATATCTAAGCTAAGTAAAATTTAaaccaaagaaaataaatttgatccGTACTACATAAGATCAGCtggtttaaatataattaagaaaaGGAACAAACTGACGAAAAGAAGCATAATAATGATTGTGCAATTAACAGAAAACTGCACGTCCCTATATCATCTACCATTCCTGCTGCACAATACAATCCAGCAATTTTGTCTCAAGGAACTTTAAAATGATAGCATAATATGCAtggcaaaaatgaaaaagcatacAAGGTGACTAATTGATCACTTTATTAGAAGGATACTCTTTCCTCAGCTGCAAAGAGTGCACCTTTGGACAAGGACCCATATCCATTTTCTGggatatcaaaaatatagaAGTCAGTTTACACACAACCAAGAGTAGTAATTGAAAGCCTCCAACAAGAGAAACATAAGCAGTAAAAAGTAACTAACTCACAACCATTACGAAAGTAGAAATTTTCGGGGAAAAAAAGGATACAGAAATGAACAGCTATCAAATAAGATAACAAGCCACAAAAGTGAGTGTCATATTGGTATTCTTCCAATccacaataaaatatttaagcatATGGAAAGACATACTTATAGGCAGCATCACAATTTTGATTCACaaatagatataaaattaatagagTAGCCTGAAGATTAAGAATGCATTCTAATTGATGGGAAGCTGACATGTATCTAAATCTAAAATATGTTTATAGCAAAGTAACTGTAGTAATCCAAGGCTAAAATTTGCCAATTGAGAGAAGCATAAGTAGCAGGCAAGTTGTATAACCTATACCTCAACCACATCAGTGCTATTGAAGTAGAAATACAATAAATAAGTAGAAAATGATCAATTAACTAAGTCAAACGAGCATCAGATTTATATTTTTGCCGACACAATGAAGACATTTAGGCAGATTGAAAGCCGTATTAATAGATAATAGCAAATTGGGTCTTGCAAACAAAgactaagggcctgtttggccttgAAATAGGGTGCAATGCTGTTTGATGCAGCATATAGGGCTTTAAGAGAAGCTTCTTTCTAACACAGAATCAAAAGCACCAAACTAAAGCTGTTTCTTTTGAGGctcaaaaatctaatttttgctTTCTGCTACAGCAGAAGCTTCAGATACTTTGCTTTACCAAAACACTCAACAGGGCCAAACAGGCTGTAAATGGGCAAAAGAAACCTTCAGATCGAGAATTATTTCTGATCAATTGGAGAAGCAATATACAACAATCCAGTAGAATCAGAAGCACCAAATTCGAGCTTCTGCCTTTGAGGCTCAAAACCTTACTTTTTGCTTTTCGCCTTTCCTGTACCAAACACTCTACTGCAAAACTGCTGCTtctaaaagcagaagcagaagcagagtCGAACAAGCCCAAAACGGGCAAAGAAACCCAAAGAATGAGAATACATGTATGGagagatctagggttttgagggtTCCATCCGCACCGTGAGCTGGAAGAGGTCGTGGGGGCAGAGCCCGGCCAAGAAGAGGCGGCACACGTCGCGGTCATAGTACTTCCGATTCACCTCCGCGACGTCGCCGTTCCGGTTGGCCCCCATGAGGGCGTCGAGCTGCTTCCTAATGGCGTCCATGGCTCGCTAGGGTTAGGGCAaggtctagggttagggtttggggtttCCCCGCAGAGAGCGCTCGCTCGAAGACGACGCCACACGAAGCTCCCGTATATTTATAGGGCTAAAATGTGCAAAGAACCCCTGAATTTTATCATTTATGTAAAAAGATTCCTGAACTTTTTGATTTTGGTAATTAGACtcttatgtatataatatgtaaACTTATTAGCTATGAAGTAGTTTTGGCCTtatctattaaactatatgaatTTCCAATAATTTTTACCACTTGACAAATTGTCCTTCACCCTCACCTGCCCCTCTTTTAAATTGAACCACCCTTTTCTCTCAAACCGAACCAAACCGAACCATTCGTTCCCCCCTTACCTAACCCTTCTTTGAATCAATAAATCAAACTGCCCATTCCTAGCCTCTCTATTTTTTGTGAACCAAACCACGCCAATGAACCAAACTGAACCAAACTGCCCATCTCCCCCTCataaatcaaatgaattgaaCCGAACCCATTTGACTCTTCTCTGAACCAAAGAATTGAATCGTCcctttctcttcttcgtttTTTCACACGAAAGGGAGCGTTTTGACGTTTCCTATCTCCTCTCCGTTGGAGcgttttctctcctctcttccaGCGTCgttccctctcctctctccgtTTCATATGGCCTCTCCCTTCTCCGCCGCATCATTCTTCTACCCTAATCTGTTACATATATAGATGCTCGATCCGTTTTTGATCAATTCCTCTACCTTCCATGCCCATTTGTCTATCCCACTTAAGCTGTTACATCCCTCCTCCTCACTGCTATGCATTTGCCTATATAATCCATCTATGCAATCCAAAATTAAACACTGTACGTACAACGACAGTAAGGAATGGGTATATTCCTCTTGCTTAGCTTCATCTTACCtaatatattgaaattttttttcttacataaCAATGCTTTTGTCTTTGCCTTAGGAAACCGATGGCTTTTTCGTGTGGCAGTCATTCTATTTTCTGCTCCTTTGTTACCTCTATGCTTAACCTGTAAGACCTCCTGTAACTATTTCTTATTTCTAGAATGATTGGTAATTAAACTTCACTAATATGCTTAAGGTTACGGTGTTTTTCACTAAGTACATCATTTTCCACATTTTGCCTTATCCTGAAACAaggaaaagaaacaaatttaTCAATTCTCTTGTACAAATTCATGACGTTGTtatctttattaaattataaaaaaaatagaaacaggGAAGAGCTTATTCTTTTCAAGTGTTAATACTGGTCTGACTGCATCAAAGACAAATTTTAGAGCCATTCGAGGTTTACATGTGTTATTCAGAACTATATTGCAAAAATTAAGGTAAAGAGAAAACTAAAATACAGTTCAACATGAAAGAGTGTTGTTGTTAGATTTTGCCTTGCAAGGGTAAAAAACGTTAGCAAAAAATACTATTTCTTATGGTAGATTGATATTGTTCGATTCCAAATTCTTATCCCAACCcttgaaattttctttcactCACCCTTTTTTTCTGAGTGATGCATCATACTTTCTCTCACCTTCCATTTGATTGCAGCCAAATGTCAACAATAACAGGCACCACCATTGCACAAGAGGATGTAACCAAATCATGGAAGTTATTGCATGTTGGGGCTCACCTTCTTTAAAGCCAATCATAACAAAGAGGATGCTGCAATGATTGTTATCGGGAGGCTTCGCAATGAGCTAGACTTAGAAGTTAAGGACACCAATtaggaagaaagaaatatttaagAGGTTTAGACAATCAGATTTGTTGGAACATGAAGAGTTTTGCGATGAATACGAGATGCTTAAGTTGGATTACGACCTTCTCAGAAGGTTCTATAATTCTTTGGTCGCAAAAAGGGACCAATTTGTTGCCGACTTGgaagaaatgaagaaaaaatattgataaatgtTTTGAAATAATTCATCGACCCAACATTGTTCCAATGGATGAGGAATCGGTGACAAATCCCGATGAACATGTGATGGTGCCTTCTCTTAGGCATTCTCCTACAGTAGGTGGTCCAGAACTCACCACACTTCTAACTACAAACCTAAAATTTTCCTTATTTCTTCCttgtttttctcttgttttgTTTCGTCCTTCTTTGTTTCCCCATCTTTTCCCTATTTTTGGGATTTTCCTTCTGTTTGCGTCGGGAACTGGCTAAGTTTTGTGTGATCTATGTCTTCACCTTTCTTTCGATATAAGAGTTGATTGTTGTTTGCATCTTCTTAATATTGTCTTCTCTTTGTTTTTCATTGCTAACTTAGATGTTTTCATGCTGAATAAAAAAAGTATGCAAAAAAAAGAGTGCAAATTTCTATGAGTTCACCATAATTTGCATTCAATCTGGATAGAACTTACATTGCTACATTCGGATTACAATGATGCGATGGAAGtggagaaggaaaaaagaaaagaaacagtgaagtggaaaaggaaaaaagaaaaagaagatttagaaaaaaagttcaaaaaaaaaatttcacgctgaaaaaattaaaaaaaaagcaaaatagaaACACTATACACATGTTAAACACCTTAGAAACAGAAAAGTACAGTAGTCGAGTGTAAGAAGAAGTAGCACGAGAGATTATTCCAAGATAACAAATTTGATTAAGGGGACTTAActtatttgttatatttgttAGTCAAGACCTTCTTCTATACTTCAATATTTTAtaagtttgaatttattataattatagtgGTTGATCAATAGGTGTACTAGGACATATCAATGAATATCAATGATTCTCTTTAATGGGATTGTAAATATCAATGATTCTATTTAATTGGGATTGTAGTTTGTTTGTGGTTTTTAAAGGCCTTTTTACGGACTATCATAACTTCTTATATAATAATCTTTAAGTTAACCAACTAAAGTTATCAATATCTAACAACATTAAGTAGTCTAAATCTCATGCTTTGCCGTTTCTtgctcttgctctctctctattttcttttcttcttcttggcATTTTTCTGCTACTAATCATTGTGCTATAACTACTGTTGTTTCTTTTCCCTATGTTGCTGCTGATGCTGTTGTTGATGCTGCTGCTAATGGTGATGCTGCGAATGCTGATGCTACTTATGCCACTACTTTTTTGCTGATGTTGTTGCCCTCAATTACTGGGCATTTTGTAATTGACCCCCAATCATTATTTTTTGTTGACACCCATAAATTCCTAAATTGATTTGAAGATTTACTGAAATTAACAGCACCACCATCATCATTAGCAACAGCAGCACCATCAGCGTCAGCAGCTACACTATCATcatcagcaacaacagcagcagcagcaaccaATTCTTGGAAAAGAGTTTGCATTAGTCGaacgccacacacacacacacacacacacacactctctctctctctcataaccACAATTGACCAAATAACcaaactcaaaataaaaaaaaatacaaactttctaaaaataatctaaaagtGCAAATTTGGAGGTCTAAGAAATTGAATTTGGGTTCCAAACTTAATTAGGCGGAACTGCTTTATTGTTTAACGCATAAATCTCAAAAAGTCATTTCTAAATTGA
This DNA window, taken from Ananas comosus cultivar F153 linkage group 21, ASM154086v1, whole genome shotgun sequence, encodes the following:
- the LOC109726313 gene encoding putative RNA-binding protein Luc7-like 1, with protein sequence MDAIRKQLDALMGANRNGDVAEVNRKYYDRDVCRLFLAGLCPHDLFQLTKMDMGPCPKVHSLQLRKEYEEAKAKGIHNFDRELEDMIERLIGECERKIQRALKRLEEEDAKAAIAISVSEVTQTPEIMELSKQIKEKHKEADTFDLEGKTDGKIRALEEVEELRNKRADKQAMLLLEAFNKDRATIVNPLQNPPQLASLPALPPPDPRTQEMINEKLKKAEELGERGMIDEAQKALEEAEALKKLGARQEPVSDGTKFTAADVRITDQKLRLCDICGAFLSVYDSDRRLADHFGGKLHMGYMLIREKLKELQEERDKRRKRDRDEYDRRSKERRSLDHDRAGSRDRDRDGRGGSHERSRDYDRRSRDYDRYYDRDRGYDRERDRAHSYESRSRRRSRSRSRSQERSRDYSRHRRHDRY